A part of Desulfofundulus salinus genomic DNA contains:
- a CDS encoding chemotaxis protein CheA, producing the protein MFTEEEVAVFLEELEEKLQVINDNVLILEREGGNPEVIQEIFRAAHTIKGSSAVMGYEKMSTLTHEIENLFDRLRQGEMEVSETLVDVLFEALDTLKLLKDEITGPAGEVDVSAVIEKLRVCQLTCGAGGPGGAPAGGGTVPAPAKMSDSRELGDTPTPAQGTGSDLLLPVGQVAGTAAGLSATGTFNGYQTYHLTLELEDAVEEVVREAEVRGFQAYQVDIGIDQGCQMKGVRAFLIFETLQQIGEVIKSVPPAEDLQEGRFEHGFTVVLLTKEDAGQVHDLVFSIAEVSSVEVRPVRLQSGEKIPAPDAATGRAVKKEPAPPGKGNVKTVRVDVQKLDTLMNLVGELVIDRTRLDRFVEVFESRYGSDDLVENIVEISNHLGQVTSDLQEEIMKARMLPVAHVFNRLPRMVRDLAHKMGKEIDFIIEGRETELDRNVIEVIGDPLIHLLRNAVDHGIEPPEERVRLGKPRTGRLLLKAAYVESHIVITLSDDGRGMDPDKIRQKAVEKGLMTPEQAARAGDREILDLIFTPGFSTAGTVSDVSGRGVGMDIVRNQIEQINGSVEFTTAPGRGTTFTIKLPLTLAIIRALMVTLGDHVYAFPLTNVLETLTLKPGEIRRVRHAEVIVVRGQVLPLVRLAHLFQEKSKEEGKLSVVILGSGDKKVGVVVDRLIGEQEIVIKSLGGYLGQVPGLSGATILGDGKVALIVDARGIVKDAGVEEISYEVSRAG; encoded by the coding sequence ATGTTTACGGAAGAAGAAGTGGCCGTCTTTTTAGAAGAACTGGAAGAAAAGCTTCAGGTCATCAACGACAACGTTTTAATTCTTGAACGGGAAGGGGGCAACCCCGAGGTAATCCAGGAAATCTTCCGGGCCGCCCACACCATCAAGGGCTCCTCGGCCGTTATGGGTTACGAGAAGATGTCCACCCTGACCCACGAAATAGAAAATCTTTTTGACCGCCTGCGCCAGGGAGAAATGGAGGTTTCCGAAACCCTGGTGGATGTCCTTTTTGAAGCCCTGGATACCTTAAAACTTTTAAAAGACGAAATCACCGGCCCGGCCGGTGAGGTGGACGTTTCAGCGGTAATTGAAAAACTGCGCGTCTGCCAGCTGACCTGCGGGGCGGGAGGGCCGGGTGGTGCCCCGGCAGGTGGCGGGACTGTGCCGGCCCCGGCGAAGATGAGTGATTCGCGTGAGTTGGGGGATACGCCCACCCCGGCTCAGGGCACCGGGTCGGACCTGTTGCTGCCGGTAGGCCAGGTTGCCGGAACTGCCGCCGGGCTTTCAGCCACCGGTACTTTTAACGGGTACCAGACCTACCACCTCACCCTGGAACTGGAAGATGCGGTGGAGGAGGTGGTGCGGGAAGCGGAAGTGCGGGGCTTCCAGGCCTACCAGGTGGACATCGGCATCGACCAGGGCTGCCAGATGAAAGGGGTAAGGGCATTTTTAATCTTTGAAACCCTGCAGCAAATAGGTGAAGTTATTAAAAGCGTCCCTCCGGCAGAGGATTTACAGGAAGGCCGCTTCGAACACGGGTTCACCGTAGTGCTACTGACAAAAGAGGATGCCGGGCAGGTACACGACCTGGTCTTTTCCATCGCCGAGGTGAGCAGCGTGGAGGTCCGCCCGGTCAGGCTGCAGTCGGGAGAGAAAATTCCGGCCCCGGATGCCGCCACCGGGCGGGCAGTCAAAAAGGAACCCGCACCACCGGGTAAGGGCAATGTAAAAACCGTGCGGGTGGACGTGCAGAAGCTGGACACCCTGATGAACCTGGTGGGGGAACTGGTAATCGACCGCACCCGCCTGGACCGGTTCGTGGAGGTTTTCGAAAGCCGCTACGGATCCGACGACCTGGTGGAAAACATAGTGGAAATCTCCAACCACCTGGGACAGGTGACCAGCGACCTGCAGGAAGAAATCATGAAGGCGCGCATGTTGCCCGTGGCCCACGTGTTCAACCGCCTGCCCCGTATGGTGCGCGACCTGGCCCATAAAATGGGCAAGGAAATTGACTTTATCATCGAGGGCCGGGAAACGGAACTGGACCGCAACGTAATCGAAGTCATCGGTGACCCCCTGATCCACCTTTTGCGCAACGCCGTGGACCACGGTATTGAACCCCCTGAAGAAAGGGTGCGCCTGGGCAAACCCCGCACCGGCCGGCTGCTCTTGAAGGCGGCCTATGTGGAGAGCCACATCGTGATCACTTTGTCTGACGACGGGCGGGGAATGGACCCGGACAAAATACGGCAGAAGGCAGTAGAGAAGGGATTGATGACTCCGGAACAGGCCGCCCGGGCCGGTGACCGGGAAATCCTGGACCTCATCTTTACCCCCGGTTTCTCCACCGCCGGCACCGTAAGCGACGTCTCCGGCCGGGGAGTGGGCATGGATATCGTGCGCAACCAGATCGAGCAGATAAACGGCTCGGTGGAATTTACCACTGCCCCCGGCAGGGGCACCACCTTCACCATCAAGCTGCCCCTGACCCTGGCCATCATCCGGGCGCTGATGGTGACCCTGGGGGATCACGTTTACGCCTTCCCGTTAACCAACGTGCTGGAAACCCTGACACTGAAACCCGGGGAAATCCGGCGCGTGCGCCACGCCGAAGTCATTGTGGTGCGCGGCCAGGTGCTGCCCCTGGTACGCCTGGCCCACCTCTTCCAGGAGAAAAGCAAGGAGGAAGGCAAGCTTTCGGTGGTTATCCTGGGCTCCGGGGATAAAAAGGTGGGCGTGGTGGTGGACCGGCTCATCGGCGAGCAGGAAATCGTGATCAAGTCCCTGGGCGGTTACCTGGGACAGGTGCCCGGTCTTTCAGGAGCCACTATCCTGGGCGACGGCAAAGTGGCCCTGATTGTGGACGCCCGGGGTATTGTCAAGGACGCCGGTGTGGAAGAAATTAGCTATGAGGTGAGCAGGGCGGGGTAG
- the cheB gene encoding chemotaxis-specific protein-glutamate methyltransferase CheB has protein sequence MAAIRVLVVDDSALMRRLITRLLESRGYNVIDTAADGEEAVAKICALKPDVVSLDLEMPVLDGLGVLRRVMKECPVPVVMLSSHTTAGARATMRALSLGAVDFVAKPSGPGQLDAMVDELVEKLRAAATVAASKLVRPGVGMAFHPFPAGKAGPLLLPPRGKRPEDARTPPGPPGKPVDFSSRKEVPPVKPAGTGSVPERHAGTSRFSMPPVLRPAGRSPSGAPAGAPGRAADAGSAKADRDTTAGGTVPRLVVVPKRPARIDLVVIGSSTGGPAALQVIIPALPEDFPAAVVLVQHMPVGFSGSLAEHLNRRSRLPVKHAAEGDPVIPGRVLVAPAGFDLTFRGHPGHVTVHLDAGSGPVPPGGFRPSVDGVMLSAAEVFGARVMGVLLTGMGRDGARGMAAIREKGGPTIAQDESTCVVFGMPKAAIDLGAALKVVPLGEVAGEMVRMV, from the coding sequence GTGGCGGCGATTCGCGTGCTGGTAGTGGATGACTCGGCCTTGATGCGCCGTTTAATCACCCGCCTGCTGGAAAGCCGGGGTTATAATGTAATTGACACCGCGGCGGACGGTGAAGAGGCGGTGGCCAAGATCTGCGCCCTGAAACCGGATGTGGTCTCCCTGGACCTGGAAATGCCGGTACTGGACGGCCTGGGGGTGCTGCGGCGGGTGATGAAGGAATGCCCCGTCCCGGTGGTCATGCTCAGTTCCCACACCACCGCCGGCGCCCGGGCCACCATGCGGGCCCTGTCTTTGGGAGCGGTGGATTTTGTGGCCAAACCCTCCGGCCCGGGCCAGCTGGACGCCATGGTCGACGAGCTGGTGGAAAAACTGCGCGCCGCCGCCACAGTGGCCGCAAGCAAGCTGGTACGCCCCGGGGTGGGCATGGCATTTCACCCGTTTCCTGCCGGAAAGGCCGGGCCTTTACTGCTGCCCCCCCGGGGAAAAAGGCCGGAGGATGCCCGGACGCCTCCCGGCCCGCCGGGCAAACCGGTTGACTTCTCCAGCAGGAAAGAGGTGCCTCCGGTTAAACCGGCAGGCACAGGCTCCGTTCCGGAACGGCATGCCGGTACATCCCGCTTCAGCATGCCGCCCGTCTTGCGTCCCGCAGGCCGTTCACCGTCCGGGGCTCCCGCCGGTGCACCCGGCAGGGCCGCTGACGCCGGCAGCGCGAAGGCGGACCGGGACACCACGGCCGGCGGCACTGTGCCCCGGCTGGTGGTGGTACCGAAACGCCCCGCCCGCATCGACCTGGTCGTAATAGGCTCCTCCACCGGCGGCCCGGCCGCGCTGCAGGTGATTATTCCCGCCCTGCCGGAAGATTTTCCCGCCGCCGTGGTGCTGGTTCAGCACATGCCGGTGGGCTTTTCCGGCTCCCTGGCCGAACACCTGAACCGGCGCAGCCGCCTGCCGGTAAAACACGCAGCAGAGGGCGATCCCGTCATCCCGGGCCGGGTGCTGGTGGCCCCGGCCGGTTTCGACCTCACCTTTCGCGGGCACCCCGGTCACGTCACCGTCCACCTGGACGCTGGCAGCGGGCCCGTGCCTCCCGGGGGGTTCCGCCCTTCGGTGGATGGGGTGATGCTCTCGGCGGCGGAGGTTTTTGGAGCCCGGGTCATGGGGGTGCTCCTCACCGGTATGGGCCGGGACGGCGCCAGGGGCATGGCCGCCATCAGGGAAAAAGGCGGCCCCACCATCGCCCAGGACGAATCCACCTGCGTGGTCTTCGGCATGCCCAAAGCGGCTATAGACCTGGGGGCGGCGCTGAAAGTTGTCCCCCTGGGGGAAGTGGCGGGGGAGATGGTGAGGATGGTGTAG
- a CDS encoding flagellar protein FlaG produces the protein MKVGAGGLQSLASQEVAPLRRVEPPAAVKREDVFPQGAPPPEEGGFSREELVAAVGRLNQAAEAYNQPLEFLVREDGENLRVEVVEKGTGAVKGEVPGHIVLEAAREPHKTIGLLLDRYL, from the coding sequence ATGAAAGTAGGAGCGGGTGGATTGCAGTCTCTGGCGTCTCAAGAGGTGGCGCCGCTGCGGCGGGTTGAGCCCCCGGCGGCGGTAAAGCGGGAGGATGTCTTTCCCCAGGGTGCGCCTCCACCGGAAGAAGGGGGCTTCAGCCGGGAGGAACTGGTGGCCGCAGTGGGCCGGCTGAACCAGGCGGCAGAGGCCTACAACCAGCCCCTGGAGTTTCTGGTGCGGGAAGACGGGGAAAACCTCCGGGTGGAAGTGGTCGAAAAAGGTACAGGGGCGGTAAAAGGGGAAGTTCCCGGGCATATCGTGCTGGAGGCGGCGCGGGAACCGCATAAAACCATTGGCCTGCTCCTGGACCGGTACCTTTAA
- a CDS encoding Uma2 family endonuclease gives MPATTKASRRYTYADYLKWPGDERWELIDGQAYNMTPSPSTVHQKIVGRFYARLERLLSGTPCEPFVAPTDVVLSEYDVVQPDVLVVCEQARVTEANVQGPPEVIVEVLSTHSALRDKREKKALYERFGVKEYLIVDPLGRYVERYYLGEDGTYGKPEIFGPQDTLPLKAIQGIEVPLREIFQAAKPVEKKDNE, from the coding sequence ATGCCTGCTACCACAAAAGCAAGCCGGAGGTATACCTACGCCGATTACTTAAAGTGGCCCGGGGATGAACGGTGGGAACTCATTGACGGGCAGGCTTACAATATGACCCCTTCCCCGTCAACTGTTCACCAGAAGATCGTGGGACGCTTTTACGCCCGTTTGGAGAGGCTTCTGTCCGGCACACCTTGCGAGCCGTTTGTCGCGCCTACAGACGTCGTGCTTTCGGAATACGACGTGGTGCAGCCTGACGTACTGGTGGTATGCGAACAGGCCAGGGTTACAGAGGCCAATGTCCAGGGGCCGCCCGAGGTAATCGTCGAGGTGCTCTCCACCCACAGCGCCCTCAGGGATAAACGGGAAAAAAAGGCACTGTACGAGCGCTTTGGCGTCAAGGAATACCTCATTGTCGATCCCCTGGGCAGGTATGTTGAGCGCTATTACCTGGGGGAAGACGGTACCTACGGTAAGCCTGAAATTTTCGGCCCCCAGGACACTTTACCCCTTAAAGCCATCCAGGGTATCGAAGTTCCCCTCCGGGAAATATTTCAGGCAGCGAAACCGGTGGAAAAAAAAGATAATGAGTGA
- the fliS gene encoding flagellar export chaperone FliS, which yields MQAASNPYQQYLQNAVLTADPGRLTLMLYTGAVKFIRQASDCLAARDIPGAHRANLRAQDIIVYLLETVNREMEVGKNLSALYDYMYRRLVEANVKKDPAILEEVAGLVEDLAGTWEQALKLKGQQAAGG from the coding sequence ATGCAGGCGGCTTCAAACCCCTACCAGCAATATCTCCAAAACGCCGTGCTCACCGCCGACCCGGGGCGGCTGACGCTCATGCTTTACACCGGCGCGGTCAAATTCATCCGCCAGGCCAGTGACTGCCTGGCCGCCCGGGACATCCCCGGTGCGCACCGGGCAAACCTGCGCGCCCAGGACATCATCGTGTACCTCCTGGAAACCGTCAACCGGGAGATGGAAGTCGGCAAAAACCTTTCCGCCCTCTACGATTACATGTATCGGCGCCTGGTGGAGGCAAACGTGAAAAAAGACCCGGCCATCCTTGAAGAGGTGGCCGGCCTAGTGGAAGATCTGGCCGGCACCTGGGAACAGGCCCTTAAATTGAAAGGGCAACAGGCGGCGGGCGGCTGA
- the fliD gene encoding flagellar filament capping protein FliD, protein MTSILSATSSLRIGGLASGIDTDSIIKELMKAQRIPLDRLNQDKQILLWQQEDYRAIYDSLRAFRDKVFNMRLQATYLAKKASSSNEAAVSASANTNAVPGMYTVTVKQLATGVSKGSQAALPEETEGGITKTLKAQFNLSYDNLTFTLEGANGKKDFSFNTNTANIYTVAAEINAANLGITASYDATLNRFFLTTTSTGAAAKIKVTDDPNNFLTGPNEDGSDNTLKLKMKLYSAGPPESGLYTGQDAEFDFGDATGLKSATNTVTINGITLTLKQGGDASATITVSNDTDAVFNAIKDFVNAYNEIIGKINGKLTEPRYRDYLPLTDEQREKLSDEQEKKWEEKARSGLLRGDSLLESVVSRMRATMSAIVPGLAVRYDTLADVGITTLSYEERGKLYIDEARLKDALQKDPDGVMNLFTKSAENYAVKGIAMRLYDDVNSAMALISARAGTSSSYSTADNSAIGRQIAAMNERISIMEERLQQLEDRYWRQFTAMEQAIQQMNAQSAWLAMQLGMYQGR, encoded by the coding sequence ATGACTTCCATCCTATCCGCCACTTCCAGCCTGCGCATCGGCGGGCTGGCTTCGGGCATAGATACCGATTCCATTATCAAGGAACTGATGAAGGCGCAGAGGATACCCCTGGACCGGCTGAACCAGGACAAGCAGATCCTCCTCTGGCAGCAGGAGGACTACCGGGCCATCTACGACAGCCTGCGCGCCTTCCGGGACAAGGTCTTCAACATGAGGCTGCAGGCCACGTACCTGGCGAAGAAGGCTTCTTCGTCCAACGAGGCCGCTGTCAGTGCTTCGGCCAACACCAATGCCGTGCCGGGGATGTACACCGTGACGGTGAAACAGCTGGCTACCGGGGTGTCCAAGGGAAGCCAGGCCGCCCTGCCGGAGGAGACCGAAGGGGGAATAACCAAAACCCTAAAGGCTCAGTTCAACCTTTCGTACGACAACCTCACCTTTACCTTAGAAGGGGCGAACGGCAAAAAAGACTTTTCATTTAATACCAACACGGCCAACATTTACACTGTGGCAGCGGAAATCAACGCCGCCAACCTGGGGATAACCGCCAGCTACGACGCCACTTTAAACCGGTTTTTCCTGACTACCACCTCCACGGGCGCAGCAGCGAAAATAAAGGTGACCGACGACCCGAACAACTTTTTAACCGGCCCGAATGAGGACGGCTCCGACAACACATTGAAGCTTAAGATGAAGCTATACAGCGCAGGCCCCCCCGAATCAGGGCTCTACACCGGCCAGGACGCCGAGTTTGACTTCGGCGACGCTACGGGCTTAAAGAGCGCTACCAATACGGTTACCATAAACGGCATCACCCTCACCCTGAAACAGGGCGGGGATGCTTCCGCCACCATAACCGTTTCCAACGACACCGACGCCGTGTTCAACGCCATCAAGGATTTCGTCAATGCCTACAACGAAATTATAGGCAAAATCAACGGCAAGCTTACCGAACCCCGCTACCGGGACTACCTGCCGCTTACCGACGAGCAGCGGGAAAAGCTTTCCGACGAGCAGGAAAAGAAGTGGGAGGAAAAGGCCAGGAGCGGCCTCCTGCGCGGCGACAGCCTCCTGGAGAGTGTGGTTTCCAGGATGCGTGCTACAATGTCCGCTATTGTGCCGGGGCTGGCTGTCAGGTACGACACGCTGGCCGATGTTGGAATCACCACCCTTTCCTACGAGGAAAGGGGGAAGCTCTACATTGACGAAGCCAGGCTGAAAGACGCCCTGCAGAAAGACCCGGACGGGGTGATGAATTTATTTACAAAGAGTGCGGAGAACTATGCGGTAAAAGGCATCGCCATGCGGCTTTACGACGACGTGAACAGCGCCATGGCTCTCATTTCCGCCCGGGCCGGCACCAGCAGTTCCTACAGCACCGCGGACAACAGCGCCATCGGCAGGCAGATAGCCGCCATGAACGAACGCATCAGCATCATGGAAGAGCGCCTGCAGCAACTGGAGGACCGCTACTGGCGGCAGTTCACCGCCATGGAGCAGGCCATCCAGCAGATGAACGCCCAGAGTGCCTGGCTGGCCATGCAGCTCGGTATGTACCAGGGCCGTTAA
- a CDS encoding CopG family transcriptional regulator, which yields MSRYQVYIKPHHDALLKKRAGEPGVTEAELIRRAIEAHLAAGPSIPRDISAWEREKQFILSRVKKGDQERGRQWQREELYVR from the coding sequence TTGAGCCGGTATCAGGTATACATCAAGCCCCACCACGACGCCCTGCTGAAAAAAAGGGCCGGCGAACCGGGCGTAACGGAAGCGGAATTAATCCGGCGCGCCATCGAAGCGCACCTTGCCGCCGGACCCTCAATCCCAAGGGACATCTCAGCCTGGGAACGGGAAAAACAGTTCATTTTGAGCCGGGTAAAAAAAGGGGACCAGGAAAGGGGCCGGCAGTGGCAGCGGGAGGAGCTTTATGTGCGTTAA
- a CDS encoding flagellar assembly protein FliW, with translation MAYERGKTLTFPAGLPGLPADLTEFELVAAAEDSPFFFLQSLQDENTGFILVNPFAFFPDYEFDLPEEDARALGIKAPEEVAVFCIVNASRGLARATVNLLAPVVVNAATGTARQVVLVDERYSIRHPLSGLQPENRDPARPQIEPAGEPCPSTSSRSRLHPGSPNHPQLHPEIPPRHLSGTGLESPPGNAGTGEGAKPAGEGK, from the coding sequence TTGGCGTATGAACGGGGCAAAACCCTCACCTTTCCCGCCGGGCTTCCGGGCCTGCCCGCGGATTTGACCGAATTCGAACTGGTGGCCGCAGCGGAAGATTCGCCCTTTTTCTTTTTGCAGTCCCTGCAGGACGAAAACACCGGCTTCATCCTGGTAAACCCTTTCGCCTTTTTCCCGGACTACGAATTCGACCTGCCCGAAGAGGATGCCCGGGCCCTGGGCATAAAGGCCCCGGAAGAAGTGGCCGTCTTCTGCATCGTCAACGCCAGCCGGGGCCTGGCCCGCGCCACCGTCAACCTCCTGGCCCCGGTGGTGGTGAACGCGGCCACCGGCACGGCCCGCCAGGTGGTCCTGGTGGACGAACGCTACTCCATCAGGCACCCGCTGAGCGGGCTCCAGCCGGAAAACCGGGACCCGGCCAGACCACAAATTGAACCGGCCGGCGAACCATGTCCGTCGACCAGTTCCCGTTCCAGGCTTCATCCGGGTTCCCCCAACCACCCCCAGCTTCACCCGGAGATCCCGCCCCGGCACCTTTCCGGAACCGGGCTCGAATCCCCGCCGGGCAATGCCGGAACGGGCGAAGGGGCGAAACCCGCCGGGGAGGGGAAGTAA
- the csrA gene encoding carbon storage regulator CsrA, whose product MLVLTRKKGQSLVIGRDIRVVVVEVNGDAVRIGIEAPPEVAVYREEIYRTVQEENRTALVTRELAARLRAQVENKNEKTARK is encoded by the coding sequence ATGCTGGTGCTGACCAGGAAAAAAGGCCAGTCCCTGGTCATCGGCCGGGACATCCGCGTCGTGGTGGTGGAGGTCAACGGGGATGCCGTGCGCATTGGCATCGAGGCGCCGCCGGAGGTGGCCGTCTACCGCGAGGAAATCTACCGGACCGTGCAGGAGGAAAACCGCACCGCCCTGGTTACAAGGGAGCTGGCGGCAAGGCTGAGAGCGCAGGTCGAAAACAAAAACGAAAAAACCGCCCGCAAGTAG
- the istA gene encoding IS21 family transposase, protein MYKWQRIKALHAQGVSIRKIARTLGVSRNTVRKYLKEANPPQFKARKYDKQLDRYREEIQAMLDKGYIGTRIHKELVKKGYNGSLSSVHRYLRAFKENDKAAKLATTRVETGPGRQMQYDWKEWLLPVDGKLIKIYIHEVVLSCSRMKYYAFSLSITTADVIRALAEAFVFFGGYALELVMDNGKQMVITHQKDDIVRYNDDFLKFCGLYGIQPSACENYRPRTKGKVERPFYYVQEQLLRGLEVKFK, encoded by the coding sequence ATGTACAAATGGCAACGCATCAAAGCACTGCATGCCCAGGGGGTCAGCATCAGGAAAATAGCCCGGACACTGGGTGTATCCAGGAATACCGTCAGGAAGTACCTTAAAGAGGCCAATCCACCACAATTTAAAGCCAGGAAGTATGATAAACAACTGGACCGGTACCGGGAAGAAATCCAGGCCATGCTCGATAAGGGTTATATTGGCACAAGAATACACAAAGAACTGGTTAAAAAAGGCTATAACGGCTCATTGTCCAGTGTACACCGCTATCTGCGGGCGTTTAAAGAAAATGATAAGGCCGCTAAATTAGCCACCACCCGGGTGGAAACCGGCCCCGGTCGGCAGATGCAGTACGACTGGAAGGAGTGGCTGCTGCCGGTTGATGGAAAATTGATAAAAATATATATCCACGAAGTAGTCTTATCTTGCAGCCGGATGAAGTATTACGCCTTCTCTTTGAGCATAACCACTGCCGATGTAATCCGCGCCCTTGCTGAAGCCTTTGTCTTTTTTGGCGGCTATGCCCTGGAGCTGGTGATGGATAATGGTAAGCAAATGGTTATCACCCACCAGAAGGACGATATTGTCCGTTACAATGACGATTTTTTGAAGTTCTGCGGGCTATATGGTATCCAGCCATCGGCCTGCGAAAACTACCGTCCCAGGACGAAAGGAAAAGTGGAACGGCCGTTTTACTATGTTCAGGAACAGCTGCTGCGTGGCCTGGAGGTGAAGTTTAAATGA
- a CDS encoding Mu transposase domain-containing protein: MFEEEKAHLLKIPSIEPALLQFKESRKVSNDGYISHDGNLYPVPMRYCTKKVWIEIIYGRRMKVYDEAGTLLDEFDLYLQKQASRPVHPEHEAINRQYQEKKTKVRSALAGKFISTFGEAGRMYLEGLRNHTGANLYWHLAEILRYQNIYATEDIAAAIKECLNIGSYHKNSIKRLLEKNEIAPLSLDYDPASLNLPPVEIKRDLSCYALDESEAAIS, translated from the coding sequence ATGTTTGAAGAAGAAAAAGCGCATCTTTTAAAAATACCTTCTATCGAGCCGGCTTTACTGCAATTTAAAGAATCCAGGAAGGTAAGCAATGACGGCTATATTTCCCATGACGGCAATCTTTACCCCGTACCCATGCGCTATTGCACAAAGAAGGTGTGGATAGAAATCATCTATGGCCGGCGCATGAAAGTATATGACGAGGCAGGAACACTGCTGGACGAGTTCGATCTTTACCTGCAAAAACAAGCCAGCCGTCCGGTTCACCCCGAACATGAAGCTATCAATCGTCAATACCAGGAAAAGAAAACCAAAGTTCGCTCCGCCCTGGCCGGGAAGTTCATCAGCACTTTTGGCGAAGCTGGCCGGATGTATCTGGAAGGGCTGCGCAACCACACAGGTGCAAACCTGTACTGGCATTTAGCAGAAATTCTGCGCTATCAAAACATATATGCCACTGAAGATATTGCGGCAGCCATAAAAGAATGCCTGAATATTGGCTCTTATCACAAAAACAGTATTAAAAGGTTGCTGGAGAAGAATGAAATTGCCCCGCTTTCTCTGGATTATGACCCGGCAAGTCTTAATCTGCCGCCGGTGGAAATCAAACGTGACCTTTCCTGTTATGCCCTGGATGAAAGCGAGGCGGCAATTTCATGA
- the istB gene encoding IS21-like element helper ATPase IstB: MSNKLTSYLESQMQALKLKGMLTHYREITEKASQNNLSYTEYLSLLFEEELKRKNDGTVKTKINKARFPFIKTLEEFDFGFQPSLREKEIIALSFLEFIEKKENVIFLGPPGVGKTHLSVALGIKACMAKYRVVFITAQKLLEELMLSARDGSLADKLLGYSRLNLLIIDELGYMPVSKEQANLLFRLVSMRYEKGSIILTSNYNFNEWGEIFSDQVVAAAIIDRLIHHARIFYINGTSYRLKGKLKTANNR, encoded by the coding sequence ATGAGCAATAAGCTGACCAGTTACCTGGAAAGCCAGATGCAGGCATTAAAACTCAAAGGAATGCTTACTCACTACCGGGAGATTACAGAAAAGGCGTCTCAAAACAACCTGTCTTATACAGAATACCTCTCCCTACTCTTCGAAGAGGAATTGAAAAGGAAAAACGATGGAACAGTCAAGACTAAAATTAACAAGGCCCGCTTTCCATTCATCAAAACACTGGAGGAATTTGACTTTGGCTTTCAGCCGTCATTGCGAGAAAAAGAAATCATCGCCTTAAGTTTTTTGGAATTTATTGAGAAAAAAGAAAACGTGATTTTCTTAGGCCCGCCTGGAGTCGGTAAGACCCACCTGTCAGTAGCCCTGGGCATTAAGGCATGCATGGCCAAATATCGGGTGGTGTTTATTACCGCCCAGAAACTGCTGGAAGAATTAATGCTCAGCGCCAGGGACGGTAGTCTGGCGGACAAGTTGCTGGGCTATTCCCGGCTTAACCTTTTGATCATAGATGAGCTTGGCTATATGCCCGTGAGCAAAGAGCAGGCCAACCTTCTCTTCCGTCTGGTCTCCATGCGCTATGAGAAAGGGAGTATTATCTTAACCAGCAACTATAACTTTAACGAATGGGGGGAGATATTTTCCGACCAGGTGGTGGCGGCGGCCATAATTGACCGGCTTATCCATCACGCCCGGATATTTTATATCAACGGGACAAGCTACAGGCTCAAAGGCAAGCTAAAAACAGCAAACAACCGTTAA